A single Plasmodium malariae genome assembly, chromosome: 6 DNA region contains:
- the PmUG01_06012100 gene encoding histone acetyltransferase, putative, with translation MKKKVDSRIKTLVENNLTLGQRSMFLVVGDQGKNVVVNFHFLLNRLVRKTHNILWCYKKKLDFSTSKKKRFREMKKKIKKGIFDSTVDNNFDAFINNANINYCFYKDTQKVLGKTFSLCVLQDFSYITPNILCRCIETVIGGGIIIFLINKLDELRDIYNLTLNYHKKYMMNGVCNVYNNYIHRFFLSLNKCKNAMFIDDEMNILPLNDNHLHVKKLSTDLSSGSKCAGEGAASGIDSDVENNGCHKHSTTKGKRRNERESSNVGSATLGGFLCPDKKELQEKILMLQSICEENERKKEERQIFLYSSKFYNTEKGTSGWVDRQHVQTASDEEDSTAATTAANNTINAASTDANRADARNVYGFLDRNVMNVLRLSLSIDQLDVLLSMCKILRNDEEKKKKIKEILFSLLANRGRGKSATLGLLLSLSIYFNYSNIIICSGNNDGVHTIYEFLDKGLNILGFKEFKDYEKVYVCGKIKEIIIFKNIKYIKQRIHYCDIIEEDILNCELMIIDEAACIPIDVLRNKIKGEITILSTTLNGYEGTGKTFTFKLLKQLKKKYITQLTYEEFKEMSYIYFDKAFIEISLNNPIRYSYNDEVEIWLNNFLCLNCNETDNLKDNLCSPSNCQLYYVNKNIFKNYNKSSEILLKKIMTLFVTSHYKNTPNDLIMLLDSKQHHLFILINNKNVDMLVDNVDEIDIYAALHCAIDGIIDPTNMNKVVRLEDIYHLVKQNKEASNGSLTQNDTTRGRGARPSEILSNELELELERAQVRTDYKKNVLLSRSVDERKKENAVQCDNSNGSHINSNNSNGNSNCNRNNPVRELNTEFEGNLIPYIISDYFNYYFYNYIGIRIVRISVHPSVQNLNYGSEFLKRISEYYSLYNSKERTKSRMYKDNIILYNCKGDNIFFDEKLKKIDYIGTCFGLTKGLLMFWQKNKFIPIFLKQQKNEITGEYSILMVKHINKQLENVFINFYLDFVRSLRNLLSFAFRKLEVFIVFNLLHYNSSLLSNHHECHQHTLLKNEYNNALDPNDNNDHCSFYDDTNCLNEENIFYFFHQNDICRLRRYVNEGRNFYEILYLMTTIATLILFKKVHIDLSFLEYTVLYAVSFQHKTCKEIADEISVNVNQVNAIFRKIVHRFYSFVKDIMEKQIEKEVNEQLNEQLKKKKKKRSLNGHLSSDAYVDELKKESITFKKKHKKEKQALMKELNLSGYIKRKQINVKTNDHANVNKHKLHS, from the exons atgaagaaaaaagtGGACAGTAGGATAAAAACTTTAGTAGAGAACAACTTGACTCTAGGTCAGAGAAGTATGTTCTTAGTTGTAGGTGACCAGGGGAAAAACGTAGTagtaaattttcattttcttctaaACCGATTAGTAAGGAAAACACATAACATACTATGGTGCtacaagaaaaaattagatttttctactagtaaaaaaaaaaggttccgtgaaatgaaaaaaaaaataaaaaaagggataTTCGATTCAACAGTTGATAACAATTTTGATGCGTTCATAAACAATgcaaatattaattattgtttttataaagataCACAAAAAGTTTTAGGAAAAACATTTTCTCTATGTGTGCTACAagatttttcatatataacaccaaatattttatgcagGTGTATTGAAACCGTAATAGGTGGAggcataataatttttctaataaacAAACTAGACGAACTAagagatatatataacttaacATTGAATTAccataagaaatatatgatgAATGGAGTATGTAACGTgtacaataattatattcatcgcttttttctttctctaaataaatgtaaaaatgcaATGTTTATTGATGACGAGATGAACATTCTGCCCCTTAACGATAATCATTTGCATGTTAAGAAACTTTCTACGGATCTGTCTTCTGGGAGTAAGTGTGCGGGTGAAGGAGCAGCTTCAGGGATAGATTCAGATGTGGAAAACAACGGATGCCACAAGCATAGCACAAcgaaaggaaaaagaagaaacgAAAGAGAGAGTTCGAACGTGGGGTCAGCCACTCTGGGAGGGTTCCTTTGCCCAGATAAAAAGGAACTCCAGGAAAAGATACTCATGTTACAAAGTATATGTGAGGAAAACGAAAGGAAGAAAGAGGAAAGACAAATTTTTCTCTATTCGTCCAAGTTTTACAATACCGAGAAGGGAACAAGCGGCTGGGTGGACAGGCAACACGTGCAAACTGCAAGTGACGAAGAGGACTCAACCGCAGCAACTACAGCAGCCAATAACACAATCAATGCCGCATCCACTGATGCTAACCGCGCAGATGCTAGGAACGTATACGGGTTCTTGGATCGAAATGTAATGAACGTGCTTCGCCTGTCCCTGAGCATAGACCAGCTGGATGTGCTTCTGAGCATGTGTAAGATATTACGGAATGATgaagagaagaaaaagaagataaagGAAATTCTGTTTAGTCTTTTAGCAAATCGAGGAAGAGGAAAATCGGCTACACTTGGACTGCTACTATCtttaagtatttattttaattatagtaatataataatatgctcAGGAAATAATGATGGAGTTCATactatatatgaatttttagaTAAGGGTCTAAATATCTTAGGATTCAAAGAATTTAAAGACTATGAAAAGGTATATGTGTgtggtaaaataaaagaaataataatttttaaaaatataaaatatataaaacaaagaaTTCATTACTGTGATATAATAGAAGAGGATATATTGAACTGTGAATTGATGATAATAGATGAAGCAGCATGTATTCCTATTGATgtattaagaaataaaataaaaggagaaataacaattttatcTACAACATTGAATGGTTATGAAGGTACTGGAAAAACgtttacatttaaattattaaaacaattgaaaaaaaaatatattacacaaTTAACATATGAAGAATTTAAGGAAAtgagttatatttattttgataaagCATTTATAGAGATAAGTTTAAATAACCCCATTAGATATAGTTACAATGATGAAGTAGAGATATggttaaataattttttatgtctaAATTGCAATGAGAcagataatttaaaagataatttGTGTTCTCCTTCAAATTGTCAActatattatgttaataagaatatttttaaaaattataataaaagtagtgaaattttattaaaaaaaattatgaccCTATTTGTAACTtctcattataaaaatactcCAAATGATTTAATCATGTTACTTGATTCGAAGCAACATCATCTGTTCATTCTGATAAACAATAAGAATGTCGATATGTTAGTAGACAACGTGGACGAAATAGACATATATGCTGCTCTCCACTGTGCAATAGATGGTATAATTGATCCGACAAACATGAACAAGGTTGTACGTCTAGAGGATATCTATCATTTGGTTAAGCAAAATAAGGAAGCATCCAATGGTTCTCTCACGCAAAACGATACTACACGGGGGAGAGGAGCACGACCAAGCGAAATTCTTTCAAATGAGTTAGAATTAGAATTAGAACGAGCACAGGTTAGAACTGATTAcaagaaaaatgtattattatcacGTAGCGTTGATGagagaaagaaagaaaacgCAGTACAATGTGATAATAGTAATGGTAGTcatattaatagtaataatagtaatggtAACAGTAATTGTAATCGCAATAATCCCGTCAGAGAACTGAACACGGAGTTTGAGGGAAATTTAATACCATATATTATTAGCGACTATTTTAactattacttttataattacattGGCATCCGAATAGTGCGCATATCTGTTCATCCGTCCGTGCAAAATTTGAATTATGGATccgaatttttaaaaaggatatCTGAATATTATAGCCTGTACAATTCGAAAGAGAGAACAAAAAGCAGAATGtataaagataatataattttatataactgTAAAGGagataacattttttttgatgaaaaattaaaaaaaattgattataTTGGTACATGTTTTGGATTAACAAAAGGATTACTAATGTTTtggcaaaaaaataaatttatacccatatttttgaaacagcaaaaaaatgaaataacagGAGAATATAGCATTTTAATGGTTAAACATATCAATAAACAATTGGAAAATgtgtttataaatttttacttaGATTTTGTTAGAAGTTTGCGTAATTTGTTATCCTTTGCATTCAGAAAGCTGGAAGtctttattgtttttaatttgcTGCATTACAATTCCTCATTGTTATCAAACCATCACGAATGTCATCAGCATACCCTTTTGAAGAATGAGTACAATAATGCACTTGATCCAAACGATAACAATGATCACTGTTCTTTTTACGATGATACTAATTgtttaaatgaagaaaacattttttacttctttcaCCAGAATGATATATGTCGACTGAGGAGATATGTCAATGAGGGTAGAAACTTCTACGAAATCCTATATTTAATGACAACCATAGCCACCTTAATCCTATTTAAGAAGGTACATATCGATCTGAGCTTTTTGGAGTACACTGTCTTATATGCCGTATCCTTTCAACACAAAACGTGTAAAGAAATTGCAGATGAGATTAGTGTAAATGTGAACCAAGTCAATGCCATATTTAGGAAAATCGTGCACCGATTTTACTCCTTCGTGAAG GACATAATGGAAAaacaaatagaaaaagaagtGAATGAACAACTTAACGAgcaactaaaaaaaaagaagaaaaaacgCTCCTTAAATGGGCATCTGTCATCTGATGCATATGTGGACGAACTGAAGAAAGAATCTATAACCTTTAAAAAGAAacacaaaaaggaaaaacaggCCCTTATGAAGGAGTTGAATTTATCGG gatatatcaaaagaaaacaaattaatGTAAAGACAAATGATCACGCGAATgttaataaacataaattgCACAGCTGA
- the PmUG01_06012000 gene encoding conserved Plasmodium protein, unknown function — protein sequence MDERKTRKKNVIVEKIKQTKEERILKKFEEAKLKWDKQSQIIKEKTKKKETLADQGDKYREKNELNTLIDYINKEEKKKVNWTENLRDGCEKIKFKETVKKIDLTSKASEWNKNLFDKVFKKGEENDEQIDGNNNEKGQLWKEYRYVKNKDLKKEEYEAVIVEKIKKNIDFVLSNFAVPLTHDLYVQGEKVQLPVEEKDDKNGLADGERKEEHIKKVNVDGSPATSSTDIIAAIGGDIGACSITVTDTSNPRNELKKEEYLKTNCECINISNCGREVISKSVTLSNYSSSIIIFRISVKKKLKVSSKLKKNEEIIKMKDAIYYDQVKNYNVFVSPNTGYIKPRGKKKINFTFIFSYFVNAFGCVTIKYLCYNKIFKKRIHLHVDSFHKACALKEVAELEEVGDGKEVDKANVEKGREQNKACSPRQVDAVNGLPHIDMSVLCKILNFLNFNYHINLNEHNITPFCAMMEKAKGAFYLKLNHFQGDLSRLLEEERYLEWGNTNEKVEVINIDNMNGNGVHDIERNTNICVDNYEKWNNIPSREITYSINRKNNLFKRNIQMLFSTKDKHNPRTDKILKTCMKNFFNYMKRKFISSFNNYYSYDYEYNFFKTHVQWMNLSTSILSSLQLNDLIHNVHAIMHNEKGHTIDIDKRVDPSSTREQCLNAFFNIRERFSFKKENLLILFASIVRGYVIDLIEVYLSVRSDRNSGKCISRGKGRDRERDSDKKDNTMKTVNKSTTILQNELNVYHTQSSHCVKEAGKVLKRKKKKHTTGAQGNEEEDGEAEEKGEEEADEDVDEEVDEDVDEDVDEEVDEEAEKEKDIGTGEVKKDKFSEYLNNLKNAFYKNFLHTYPHTIRKNYFTILTNFIYLQNKLNSSKSFYFFSYLQFINFAKHLLLKKKVQFNMCSSEESVFVQMNSRLFSYVVAYIRSLYEQSVCSTGIADDIGGIGGIGGTSSTSSINIDSNYFGNTNFRSKKINEIKQLIGKLFASICICAKNNVKNIYIFFDHPYNKMDENCDMEKYIFEKNFIQNIFNFFLFPYLRSFITHCSSLFYQLNLLNDEKKILLFCSHIFSTIKIKETESQRENIAYVGGEYIEVSNNPNEESHLPVDDNRLPVDDNRLPVDYNRLPEEGNRFSCPITFPAEEIADLVKDQMDKEIIHDSESGNNVSAFFQNFKIDDEYARAVYKRTSEVDKRSSLEGKNCKQEEVAEAAVAVQGGVERGEGNIYFISDKEMFSQLVYEQHTEWLKKNAEECMKYLEQMHKREVRTNEEGLEGVEEVVITEYHKGLVQEEEEKKKKKKKREKIMKREQKKQTQESETKQSQQDGMIERMEHSRRKEEMCANFDEEKEGVEKDKVKSKRKGEKKKKKKNYAKGEGNSDCVIARRTQKDDRHVENAQSKYYHYYHFIKLFHILNACTYVVDDEKVLMNKEIAMAMPEMEMMTKPRMETTDSIRCYNVFRKKINIKKGHVLSTSTFCLLYILNVISLDQVNNLHRNILTYPSCFLYKDYIKCNRSLLLKAFQKILNFFNFENNMNKVSFSMNIPLSPTFNFLQIEGAVLPSHHNETMQEEKQNRFDVKEKEEGTSRHNLCNVHNIVKAKDEILVQNCRNCQNCQNCQNCRNCQNCQNYQNCQNCQKWEYRLKENKMKYICIISPNIKSDILLFSNLKKIIEWIKLINMVIFLNISHVYICGDLFLLFLFFLYDTHILKARICMNRRGMFYIALERNKKIIGKGKRGAYSGSGHKNRREKRKIREDEGSENREGEGYQGNTDEIDNTYNTNNADDGSNLLLTKQYVNLQILDMQYFSDDLLLLLKVSIFNIFNLCKTYKVNIHFPYDIYINPKQSVHPNIAAPVYCTLPYKNYDSMINTAKKNFLNKYKNKIKSMHLLHVQQGGTSPYVGSYWESSGQAIREAIINTETDLRVNGTEQSRVHRDVNPENHNCKGMVAAHRVVIISLWDIGTRTLNNIFKNIKKENKILWLCGSFEKNIKKTYKSSLKVFQYFLKEYHEHVRGTENNDTNRTNTIVPINNLIILNKDIYSLYFYHVPKNLYIPFLFTDYKILVDIADRKYSKIEALSACLT from the exons ATGGATGAAAGGAAAACtcgtaaaaaaaatgtaattgtAGAGAAGATTAAGCAAACTAAGGAGGAAAga attttaaaaaaattcgaAGAAGCTAAATTAAAATGGGACAAGCAAAgccaaataataaaagaaaaaacgaaaaagaagGAAACCTTAGCAGATCAAGGAGACAAATACCGTGAAAAAAACGAG ttGAATACCTTAATTgactatataaataaagaggaaaaaaaaaaagtaaactgGACCGAGAACTTGAGAGATGGGTgtgagaaaataaaatttaaggaAACAGTGAAAAAGATAGACCTAACTAGTAAAGCAAGCGAATGGAATAAGAACCTGTTCGACaaagtatttaaaaaaggtgAGGAAAATGACGAGCAAATTGATGGGAACAATAACGAGAAGGGACAATTGTGGAAAGAGTACCGTTATGTTAAAAACAAGGACTTGAAGAAAGAAGAATACGAAGCTGTCATTGTTGAAAAGATTAAAAAGAACATTGACTTTGTTCTGTCAAACTTTGCTGTTCCGCTAACTCATGATTTATACGTCCAAGGTGAAAAAGTACAACTGCCTGTTGAAGAGAAAGACGACAAAAATGGGTTAGCAGATGgtgaaagaaaagaagaacacataaaaaaagtaaacgtTGATGGTAGCCCAGCTACATCCAGTACTGATATCATTGCAGCTATCGGTGGTGATATCGGTGCTTGTTCTATTACAGTTACTGATACTTCAAACCCCAGGAATGAGCTCAAAAAAGAGGAATATCTTAAAACGAATTGTGAGTGTATAAACATTAGCAATTGTGGAAGAGAAGTTATTAGCAAATCTGTCACGCTGAGTAACTACTCTTCgagtataattattttcaggatatctgttaaaaaaaaattaaaagtatcatcaaaattaaagaagaatgaagagataataaaaatgaaagatgCAATATATTATGACCAAGTGAAGAATTACAATGTCTTTGTTTCTCCCAATACTGGGTATATTAAACCTAggggaaagaaaaaaataaattttacttttatattcaGCTATTTTGTAAATGCCTTTGGATGCGTTACAATCAAATATTTGTGCTACAATaagatttttaaaaagagaatCCACTTGCATGTGGATTCATTCCACAAAGCGTGTGCACTAAAGGAGGTAGCAGAACTGGAGGAAGTTGGGGATGGGAAAGAAGTGGACAAAGCAAATGTAGAAAAGGGAAGAGAACAAAATAAGGCATGTTCCCCACGTCAAGTAGATGCAGTCAACGGACTTCCCCATATAGATATGTCagtattatgtaaaattttaaatttcttaaattttaattatcatATAAATCTAAATGAGCATAATATCACTCCATTTTGCGCAATGATGGAAAAAGCGAAAGGCGCATTTTATTTGAAGTTGAATCATTTTCAGGGGGATTTGTCTCGTCTACTAGAAGAAGAGAGATACTTAGAGTGGGGAAATACCAATGAGAAGGTAGAAGTAATTAACATTGACAACATGAATGGAAATGGTGTCCACGATATAGAaagaaatacaaatatatgtgtagACAATTACGAGAAATGGAACAATATTCCTTCTAGGGAGATAACATATTccattaatagaaaaaacaaTCTGTTTAAAAGGAATATACAAATGCTTTTTAGTACTAAGGATAAGCATAACCCCAGAACggataaaattttaaaaacatgcATGAAGAACTTCTTTAACTAcatgaaaagaaaatttatatcatcCTTTAACAACTATTATTCTTATGATTAcgagtataatttttttaaaacacacGTTCAGTGGATGAACTTGAGTACATCCATCTTATCTAGTCTTCAATTAAATGACCTTATACATAATGTACATGCAATTATGCACAACGAAAAGGGGCATACTATTGACATAGATAAAAGAGTAGATCCGTCCTCCACACGTGAACAATGCCTCAATGCATTCTTTAACATACGTGAAAGATTTagttttaaaaaggaaaatttacTCATTTTATTTGCTTCAATTGTACGCGGCTATGTTATCGATTTAATAGAGGTATATCTGAGTGTTAGAAGTGATAGAAATAGTGGTAAATGTATTAGCAGAGGAAAGGGGAGAGACCGCGAGAGAGATAGcgataaaaaagataatacgATGAAAACCGTTAACAAAAGCACGACTATTCTTCAAAATGAGTTAAATGTGTACCACACACAGTCATCTCACTGCGTAAAAGAAGCAGGTAAGGtactaaaaagaaaaaaaaagaagcacaCGACAGGAGCACAAGGGAATGAAGAGGAAGACGGGGAGGCCGAGGAGAAGGGAGAAGAGGAAGCAGACGAGGATGTAGACGAGGAAGTAGACGAGGACGTAGACGAGGACGTAGACGAGGAAGTAGACGAGGAAGCAGAGAAGGAAAAAGACATTGGTACAGGCGAAGTGAAGAAAGATAAATTTTCcgaatatttaaataatttgaaaaacgctttttataaaaactttttacatacatatcCACATAcgattagaaaaaattattttacaattctaaccaattttatatatttgcaaaACAAACTAAATAGTTCAAagtctttttattttttctcgtATCTTCAATTCATTAATTTTGCTAAGCATTTgctcttaaaaaaaaaagtacagtTCAACATGTGTTCTTCGGAAGAGAGCGTTTTCGTTCAAATGAACAGCCGCTTGTTCAGCTACGTTGTTGCATATATACGCTCATTATATGAGCAAAGTGTGTGTAGTACTGGCATTGCTGACGATATTGGCGGTATTGGCGGTATTGGCGGCACTAGTAGTACTAGCAGCATAAATATTGACTCTAATTATTTTGGTAATACCAATTTTAGGAGTAAGAAAATCAATGAGATCAAGCAATTAATTGGCAAGCTATTTGCAAGTATCTGCATATGCGCAAAGAACAACGtgaaaaacatttatattttttttgatcatccgtataataaaatggatGAAAATTGCGACAtggaaaaatacatatttgaaaaaaattttattcaaaatatttttaattttttcttgtttcCTTACTTAAGGTCGTTTATTACTCATTGCTCCAGTTTATTCTATCAACTTAATCTCTTGAAtgatgaaaagaaaattcttcttttttgtaGTCATATTTTTAGTACAATAAAGATTAAGGAAACGGAGAGTCAACGTGAAAACATTGCCTATGTAGGAGGAGAGTATATTGAGGTTAGTAACAATCCAAATGAGGAAAGTCACTTACCAGTTGACGATAACCGCTTACCAGTTGACGATAACCGCTTACCAGTTGACTATAACCGCTTACCAGAAGAGGGTAACCGCTTCTCCTGTCCTATTACCTTTCCCGCAGAAGAAATTGCTGATCTTGTTAAGGACCAAATGGATAAGGAGATAATACATGATAGTGAATCAGGTAATAATGTGTCtgctttttttcaaaattttaaaattgatGATGAATACGCAAGGGCCGTTTATAAACGAACAAGCGAAGTGGATAAGAGAAGTTCACTAGAGGGGAAAAACTGCAAACAGGAAGAAGTGGCAGAAGCAGCAGTAGCAGTTCAAGGAGGAGTAGAAAGAGGGGAGGGGAACATCTATTTCATTTCAGACAAGGAAATGTTTTCACAGCTAGTGTATGAGCAACATACCGAATGGTTAAAGAAAAATGCCGAAGAGTGCATGAAATATTTGGAACAGATGCATAAGAGGGAAGTCAGGACTAATGAGGAAGGACTTGAAGGAGTGGAGGAGGTAGTGATAACGGAATATCACAAGGGGTTGGTACAAGAGGAGGAagagaagaagaagaagaagaagaagagggAAAAGATAATGAAAAGGGAGCAAAAAAAGCAGACACAGGAGAGCGAAACGAAGCAGTCACAGCAAGATGGAATGATAGAACGAATGGAGCATTCGAGGAGGAAAGAAGAAATGTGCGCAAATTTTGACGAAGAAAAAGAAGGGGTGGAAAAGGATAAGGTTAAATCTAAGCGTAagggagaaaaaaagaaaaaa aaaaaaaattatgccaAAGGGGAAGGGAACAGTGACTGCGTGATTGCACGTAGGACACAAAAAGACGACAGACATGTGGAGAATGCGCAAAGTAAATATtaccattattatcattttataaaactatttcatattttgaaCGCATGCACCTATGTTGTGGATGATGAAAAGGTATTGATGAATAAGGAGATTGCGATGGCAATGCCAGAGATGGAAATGATGACGAAACCTAGAATGGAAACTACGGATAGCATAAGATGTTACAATgtttttcgaaaaaaaataaatattaaaaaggggCATGTATTAAGCACATCAACGTTCTGCCttctttacattttaaatgttatatcACTAGATCAAGTAAATAATTTGCACAGGAATATTCTCACGTATCCAAGTTGCTTCTTATACAAGGATTACATAAAATGTAATAGATCACTTTTATTAAAAgcatttcaaaaaattttgaattttttcaatttcgaAAATAACATGAACAAAGTCAGCTTCTCTATGAATATTCCACTTAGTCCAACCTTCAATTTCCTACAAATTGAAGGAGCAGTTCTTCCCTCTCATCACAATGAAACTATGCAGGAAGAGAAACAAAATCGATTTGATGTGAAGGAGAAGGAAGAGGGTACAAGTAGGCATAATTTGTGCAACGTACATAATATTGTTAAAGCAAAGGATGAAATACTAGTCCAAAATTGCCGCAACTGCCAAAACTGTCAAAACTGCCAAAATTGCCGCAACTGCCAAAACTGCCAAAACTACCAAAATTGTCAAAATTGTCAAAAATGGGAATATAgattaaaagaaaacaaaatgaaatacatatgcattatatctcctaatataaaaagtgatatactattattttcaaatttaaaaaaaataattgaatgGATTAAGTTGATTAACATGGTCATATTTCTAAACATTtctcatgtatatatatgtggagACCTCTTCTTgctctttttgtttttcttataCGATACGCATATTTTGAAGGCACGGATTTGTATGAATAGGAGGGGCATGTTTTACATTGCTCtagaaagaaataaaaagatcATCGGAAAGGGAAAAAGAGGTGCATACAGTGGAAGTGGACATAAAAACAGGAGGGAGAAACGTAAAATTAGAGAAGACGAGGGAAGTGAAAACAGGGAAGGAGAAGGTTACCAAGGAAACACAGACGAGATAGACAATACTTACAACACAAACAATGCAGATGACGGTTCAAATCTCCTCTTAACCAAGCAATATGTCAACCTGCAAATCCTAGATATGCAATATTTTTCGGACGACctgttattgttactaaAAGTCAGCATATTCAACATTTTTAATCTGTGCAAAACGTACAAAGTAAACATACATTTCCCATatgatatatacattaaCCCTAAGCAGAGTGTTCATCCGAACATAGCTGCCCCTGTCTACTGTACCCTCCCGTATAAGAACTACGATTCAATGATAAATacggcaaaaaaaaattttcttaataagtataaaaataagatcAAGAGCATGCATCTTTTACATGTGCAACAGGGGGGTACTTCTCCTTATGTGGGTTCCTACTGGGAGAGCAGTGGGCAAGCGATTAGAGAAGCGATAATAAACACTGAGACAGACTTAAGAGTAAACGGAACGGAACAAAGCCGTGTTCACAGGGACGTCAACCCAGAGAATCATAACTGCAAGGGCATGGTAGCCGCGCACAGGGTAGTGATAATTTCCCTATGGGATATTGGAACACGTacgttaaataatatttttaaaaatataaagaaggaaaataaaatattgtgGTTATGTGGAtcttttgaaaaaaacataaagaaGACATATAAAAGCAGTTTAAAAgtatttcaatattttttaaaagaataccATGAACATGTTAGAGGAACAGAGAATAATGATACTAATAGAACTAACACGATAGTACCCATAAACAATTTaatcattttaaataaagacATATATTCATTGTACTTTTATCATGTGCCAAAAAATCTATATataccatttttatttacagaTTATAAAATACTGGTTGATATTGCTGATAGGAAATACTCAAAAATAGAGGCCCTATCAGCATGCCTCACTTGA